Proteins encoded in a region of the Streptomyces sp. NBC_00258 genome:
- a CDS encoding PadR family transcriptional regulator gives MAIKRRKLGNPLALAVMVLLTERPMHPYEIAQTLRSRGKDASLKINYGSLYTVVQNLEKYGFVEVAEVQRQGNRPERTLYGITDAGREEATEWLSDLLSVPAREFPIFEAALSLMAVIHPDEVARLLTERLKVLDVQAASARGGLAKLYETLPRIFLVESEYQLHMVEAQAEWVRGFLRELGSGALDGVKEWRSFHETGEVPPEFEELEAHHFEKE, from the coding sequence GTGGCCATCAAGCGCCGCAAGCTCGGCAACCCCCTGGCGCTGGCCGTCATGGTGCTGCTCACCGAGCGGCCGATGCATCCGTACGAGATCGCCCAGACCCTGCGCAGCCGCGGCAAGGACGCGAGCCTGAAGATCAACTACGGCTCGCTCTACACGGTCGTGCAGAACCTGGAGAAGTACGGATTCGTCGAGGTCGCCGAGGTGCAGCGGCAGGGAAACCGCCCCGAGCGCACGCTCTACGGCATCACGGACGCCGGGCGCGAGGAGGCGACGGAGTGGCTGTCGGACCTGCTCTCCGTCCCGGCCCGGGAGTTCCCGATCTTCGAGGCCGCCCTCTCGCTGATGGCGGTGATCCACCCCGACGAGGTGGCGCGCCTGCTGACCGAGCGGCTCAAGGTGCTGGACGTGCAGGCGGCGAGCGCTCGTGGAGGCCTGGCGAAGCTGTACGAGACGCTGCCGCGGATCTTCCTCGTCGAGAGCGAGTACCAACTGCACATGGTCGAGGCGCAGGCCGAGTGGGTCCGCGGCTTTCTGCGGGAGCTCGGGTCCGGAGCGCTCGACGGGGTCAAGGAGTGGCGGAGCTTCCACGAGACCGGGGAAGTGCCGCCGGAGTTCGAGGAGTTGGAGGCCCACCACTTCGAGAAGGAGTGA
- a CDS encoding ABC transporter permease: MSTNALTQTWYMTQRQLTAVLRQPAYVVMMLIQPAIWLFLFGNLFKEVVQLGGFGTSSYLDYLVPGIVVMSALSSNMWAGMGTLEEIERGTLNRFLTTPVGRGALMNANVVQQALTTAVQSALIILLGRLGGADYPGGAAGLLVLVVAASLLGTVFGAFSNALGMLVRQRESIIGINTFLLLPLTFLSSAFMAPSQMPGWMRNIADYNPLDWAMVAGRSAMSENPDWSVVLTRGGALLALAVTAVWLSIRTFRSYQRSV, from the coding sequence ATGAGCACCAACGCCCTCACCCAGACCTGGTACATGACGCAGCGTCAGCTGACGGCTGTACTGCGCCAGCCCGCGTACGTCGTGATGATGCTGATCCAGCCCGCGATCTGGCTGTTCCTGTTCGGCAACCTCTTCAAGGAGGTCGTCCAGCTCGGCGGCTTCGGCACGAGCAGCTATCTCGACTACCTCGTACCGGGCATCGTCGTGATGAGTGCGCTCAGCTCCAACATGTGGGCGGGCATGGGCACGTTGGAGGAGATCGAGCGCGGCACGCTGAACCGGTTCCTGACCACTCCGGTCGGGCGCGGCGCCCTGATGAACGCCAACGTCGTACAGCAGGCGCTCACCACGGCCGTGCAGTCCGCGCTGATCATCCTGCTCGGCAGGCTGGGCGGCGCGGACTATCCCGGCGGGGCCGCGGGACTGCTCGTACTCGTCGTCGCGGCCTCACTGCTCGGCACGGTCTTCGGCGCGTTCTCGAACGCGCTCGGCATGCTGGTGCGCCAGCGGGAGTCGATCATCGGCATCAACACGTTCCTGCTGCTGCCGCTGACCTTCCTCTCCTCGGCCTTCATGGCCCCGTCCCAGATGCCAGGCTGGATGCGTAACATCGCCGACTACAACCCACTCGACTGGGCGATGGTGGCGGGCCGTTCAGCGATGTCGGAGAACCCGGACTGGTCCGTCGTACTGACGAGGGGCGGCGCACTCCTGGCCCTGGCGGTAACTGCGGTCTGGCTCTCGATCCGCACGTTCAGGTCATATCAACGCTCGGTCTAG
- a CDS encoding RluA family pseudouridine synthase, whose product MRRRSPVPPSPLPQRDGVDPVRVRLPFDGAWKTVREHLVERLAAGAGVIDGMLDAGLIVGADGRPVAPDAAYVPGMFVWFHRELPDEVPVPFPLEVVHRDEHIVVADKPHFLATTPRGSHVTETALARLRRELGIPALGAAHRLDRLTAGLVLFTVRPEERGAYQSLFRDRVVRKEYEAVAPYREALELPCTVRSRIEKERGVMAAREVPGEPNAVSRVELAEHRGRLARYRLLPSTGQTHQLRVHMTALGVPILGDPLYPVVTGPVPAGDFRRPLQLLARVLEFTDPVTGHRHAYRSGRTLLAWSAYDEWAGDERPQ is encoded by the coding sequence GTGAGACGAAGATCCCCGGTTCCACCCTCGCCCCTGCCGCAGCGCGACGGGGTGGATCCCGTGCGGGTGCGGCTGCCGTTCGACGGGGCCTGGAAGACCGTGCGGGAGCATCTGGTGGAGCGGCTCGCGGCGGGGGCCGGGGTGATCGACGGGATGCTCGACGCGGGGCTGATCGTCGGGGCGGACGGGCGACCGGTCGCACCCGACGCAGCGTACGTGCCGGGGATGTTCGTGTGGTTCCACCGGGAGCTGCCCGACGAGGTGCCGGTGCCGTTCCCGCTGGAGGTCGTCCACCGGGACGAGCACATCGTGGTGGCCGACAAACCGCACTTCCTCGCCACCACGCCGCGCGGCAGCCATGTCACCGAGACGGCACTCGCGCGACTGCGGCGGGAGCTGGGCATCCCGGCGCTCGGGGCCGCGCACCGGCTCGACCGGCTGACCGCCGGGCTCGTGCTGTTCACGGTGCGGCCCGAGGAACGCGGCGCCTATCAGTCGCTGTTCCGCGACCGGGTCGTACGCAAGGAGTACGAGGCGGTGGCCCCGTACCGCGAGGCGTTGGAGCTGCCGTGCACGGTCCGCAGCCGGATCGAGAAGGAGCGGGGCGTGATGGCCGCCCGGGAGGTGCCGGGCGAGCCGAACGCGGTGAGCCGCGTCGAGTTGGCCGAGCACCGGGGCCGGCTGGCGAGATACCGGCTGCTGCCCAGCACCGGGCAGACGCACCAACTGCGGGTGCACATGACCGCGTTGGGCGTGCCGATCCTCGGCGACCCGCTGTACCCGGTGGTGACCGGCCCGGTGCCGGCCGGTGACTTCCGGCGCCCGCTCCAACTGCTGGCGCGGGTGCTGGAGTTCACCGATCCGGTCACGGGGCACCGGCATGCGTACCGCAGCGGACGGACGCTCCTGGCGTGGTCCGCGTACGACGAATGGGCCGGTGACGAGCGGCCTCAGTAG
- a CDS encoding ATP-binding cassette domain-containing protein, whose amino-acid sequence MSTRAPAVQARQLIKTYPGDVTALSGMDLTVEAGTVFGLLGPNGAGKSTTVKILTTLARPDSGTATVAGHDVLRHPDRVRRAIGVVAQKSGADPVATGRENLQLQGRLYGLKGAALRNRVDELLARFQLGDAAGRQVKGYSGGMQRRLDVALGLVHRPEVLFLDEPTTGLDPEARTAMWDEIARLAGGEGLTILLTTHHLEEADRLAGHIAIVDRGRVVVQGTPDALKGELRGDAVHVELRHPVGEAGRTLLAGALTALPGVYEALFHGRRISVRAEDGAAAVPVLLAALERAGVAVSAATVARPSLDDVYLRHAGRRYSEAEAAAAVAAEGTDGLALTGGTR is encoded by the coding sequence ATGAGCACCCGTGCGCCCGCAGTGCAGGCGCGTCAGCTGATCAAGACCTACCCCGGCGATGTCACCGCCCTCAGCGGCATGGACCTCACCGTCGAGGCGGGCACCGTCTTCGGACTCCTCGGCCCGAACGGCGCCGGCAAGTCCACCACCGTCAAGATCCTCACCACCCTCGCCCGCCCCGACTCGGGCACCGCCACGGTCGCGGGCCACGACGTCCTGCGCCATCCGGACCGGGTGCGCCGCGCGATCGGCGTGGTCGCACAGAAGTCCGGCGCGGACCCGGTGGCCACCGGCCGTGAGAACCTCCAACTCCAGGGCAGGCTCTACGGGTTGAAGGGCGCGGCCCTCCGCAACCGGGTGGACGAGCTGCTGGCCCGCTTCCAGCTCGGGGACGCGGCAGGCCGCCAGGTCAAGGGCTACTCCGGAGGCATGCAGCGCCGTCTCGACGTCGCTCTCGGCCTCGTCCACCGGCCCGAGGTCCTCTTCCTCGACGAGCCCACCACAGGCCTCGACCCCGAGGCACGCACCGCGATGTGGGACGAGATCGCCCGCCTGGCCGGCGGCGAGGGCCTGACCATCCTGCTCACCACGCACCACCTCGAAGAGGCCGACCGCCTCGCCGGGCACATCGCGATCGTCGACCGCGGCCGTGTCGTCGTCCAGGGCACCCCGGACGCCCTCAAGGGCGAACTCCGCGGCGACGCCGTCCATGTGGAACTGCGCCACCCCGTCGGCGAAGCCGGTCGTACGCTCCTGGCAGGCGCCCTCACGGCCCTGCCCGGTGTGTACGAGGCGCTCTTCCACGGCCGCCGCATCAGCGTCCGCGCCGAGGACGGGGCCGCGGCCGTGCCCGTCCTGCTCGCCGCCCTGGAGCGCGCCGGGGTCGCTGTCAGCGCGGCCACCGTCGCCCGTCCGTCGCTCGACGACGTCTACCTGCGCCACGCGGGCCGCCGTTACTCCGAAGCCGAGGCGGCGGCAGCGGTCGCGGCCGAGGGGACCGACGGCCTCGCCCTCACGGGAGGCACCCGATGA
- a CDS encoding amino acid permease → MTTTAPSDVRPDPPESSGDRSLAEFGYPQELHRSLGRYASFAAGFSFISVLTTVFQFFAFGYAFGGPVFFWAWPAVLIGQLLVAACFAELAARYPISGAIYQWSSRLSSLTFGWFAGWIMVIGQIVVVAAAALALQVVMPAIWSGFQLIGDDPAPTSASGAANAAVLGVLLLVLTTFVNVIDNRVMSLINRIGVTAEIIGAALIIVLLFTHSERTPGITFHTGTAAESGLVGALLVGSFTAAYVMIGFDSAGEMSEETHHPRRTAPRTILTALGAAGLLGGLIILGGLLAAPSLTDGRLGVEGLSYVLTSSLGDGVGRALLVDVVIAIAVATLAIQTSACRMLFSMARDGQMPFSGRLAKVNPRTGMPSAPALVVGVLAAALLLLNFASPEAFLAIGTTCIVMLYLAYAMVTGPLLWRRLRGDFTVEGTDETGRPLFSLGRWGVPVNALALLYGLFMTVNLAWPRAEVYDPAGGHWYFQWFTVLFLGVTLVLGGAYRVHKARSAVAEAPPHV, encoded by the coding sequence GTGACCACTACCGCCCCCTCCGACGTACGCCCCGATCCCCCGGAGTCGTCCGGCGACCGCTCGCTCGCCGAGTTCGGCTACCCCCAGGAGCTGCACCGCAGCCTGGGCAGGTACGCCTCGTTCGCCGCCGGTTTCTCCTTCATCTCCGTCCTGACGACCGTCTTCCAGTTCTTCGCCTTCGGGTACGCGTTCGGCGGTCCCGTCTTCTTCTGGGCCTGGCCGGCCGTGCTGATCGGCCAGCTGCTGGTCGCCGCGTGCTTCGCCGAACTGGCCGCGCGCTATCCGATCTCCGGCGCCATCTACCAGTGGTCGTCCAGGCTCTCCAGCCTCACCTTCGGCTGGTTCGCCGGCTGGATCATGGTGATCGGGCAGATCGTGGTGGTCGCGGCCGCGGCGCTCGCGCTTCAGGTGGTCATGCCCGCGATCTGGTCCGGCTTCCAGCTGATCGGCGACGACCCGGCGCCCACGTCGGCGAGCGGCGCGGCCAACGCGGCGGTACTGGGCGTGCTCCTGCTGGTCCTGACGACGTTCGTGAACGTCATCGACAACCGTGTGATGTCCCTGATCAACCGCATCGGTGTGACCGCCGAGATCATCGGCGCCGCCCTGATCATCGTGCTCCTGTTCACCCACTCCGAGCGCACCCCGGGCATCACCTTCCACACCGGCACTGCCGCCGAGTCGGGCCTGGTCGGGGCGCTGCTGGTGGGCTCGTTCACGGCGGCGTACGTGATGATCGGCTTCGACAGCGCGGGCGAGATGAGCGAGGAGACGCACCACCCCCGGCGCACCGCGCCCCGTACGATCCTCACCGCGCTCGGCGCCGCGGGCCTGCTCGGCGGCCTGATCATCCTCGGCGGTCTGCTCGCCGCGCCCAGCCTCACCGACGGCAGGCTCGGCGTCGAGGGTCTGAGTTACGTCCTCACCAGCAGCCTGGGTGACGGCGTGGGCCGGGCCCTGCTCGTGGACGTGGTCATCGCCATCGCGGTCGCGACCCTCGCGATCCAGACGTCGGCCTGCCGGATGCTGTTCTCCATGGCCCGCGACGGCCAGATGCCGTTCTCCGGGCGCCTCGCGAAGGTCAACCCGCGCACCGGTATGCCGAGCGCCCCCGCCCTGGTCGTCGGTGTCCTCGCCGCGGCCCTGCTGCTCCTCAACTTCGCCTCGCCGGAAGCCTTCCTGGCCATCGGCACCACCTGCATCGTGATGCTGTACCTCGCGTACGCGATGGTCACCGGCCCCCTGCTGTGGCGGCGCCTGCGCGGCGACTTCACGGTCGAGGGCACCGACGAGACGGGCCGCCCCCTCTTCTCCCTCGGCCGCTGGGGCGTCCCCGTCAACGCGCTCGCCCTGCTCTACGGCCTGTTCATGACGGTCAACCTGGCCTGGCCCCGGGCCGAGGTGTACGACCCGGCGGGCGGGCACTGGTACTTCCAGTGGTTCACGGTGCTGTTCCTGGGGGTCACCCTCGTCCTGGGCGGCGCGTACCGCGTCCACAAGGCCCGGTCGGCGGTGGCGGAGGCGCCCCCGCACGTCTGA
- a CDS encoding cytochrome P450: protein MTPEPHSLTDTDDPMSGPPPGCPAHGTGPGGLRRLYGPEAQDLAGLYEKLRAEHGAVAPVLLHNDVRFWMVLGHGENLHMVSNPAIYTRDSRVWTALLDGTAGPDHPLMPLIAWQPICSHAEGDEHLRLRGAVMGAMSTINPRDLRRYINHWTEQLVNKFCERGTADLVSEFAEHLPMAALCEILGMPEEYDDRLVQTTRDLLKGTETAIASNEYVMSVLMRLTLRRRAEPAEDFTSYLINHPAGLTDDEVGQHLRLVLLAAYEATANLLANVLRVVLTDPGFRAQLNGGQMTVPQAVEQSLWDEPPFSAVLGYFAKQDTELGGQRIRKGDGLFLGIAPGNIDPQVRPDLKANMRGNRSHLAFGGGPHECPGQDIGRAIADTGVDALLKRLPDVQLAVEEDELKWTASISSRHLVELPVVFDPASPQDIMRRPGVNTVTRPRPDSDNAVSVPRPTLEPRPSAPESEAAAPEPVRRPSAWQRFLRWWRGY from the coding sequence GTGACGCCTGAACCCCACTCCCTGACCGACACGGACGACCCCATGTCCGGCCCGCCGCCGGGCTGCCCCGCCCACGGAACGGGCCCCGGCGGACTGCGCCGCCTGTACGGGCCCGAGGCGCAGGACCTGGCGGGACTGTACGAGAAACTGCGCGCCGAGCACGGCGCCGTCGCACCCGTGCTGCTCCACAACGACGTGCGCTTCTGGATGGTGCTCGGGCACGGCGAGAACCTCCACATGGTCAGCAACCCGGCGATCTACACGCGCGACAGCCGTGTCTGGACCGCCCTCCTCGACGGCACGGCGGGGCCCGACCATCCGCTCATGCCGCTCATCGCGTGGCAGCCCATCTGCTCCCACGCGGAGGGGGACGAGCACCTGCGGCTGCGCGGGGCGGTCATGGGCGCCATGTCCACCATCAACCCCCGCGACCTGCGCCGTTACATCAACCACTGGACCGAGCAGCTGGTCAACAAGTTCTGCGAGCGGGGCACCGCCGACCTGGTCTCCGAGTTCGCCGAGCATCTGCCGATGGCCGCCCTGTGCGAGATCCTCGGTATGCCCGAGGAGTACGACGACCGTCTGGTGCAGACCACCCGCGACCTGCTCAAGGGCACCGAGACCGCGATCGCCAGCAACGAGTACGTCATGAGCGTCCTGATGCGGCTCACCCTCCGCCGGCGCGCCGAGCCCGCCGAGGACTTCACCAGCTACCTCATCAACCACCCGGCCGGACTCACCGACGACGAGGTCGGCCAGCACCTGCGTCTCGTCCTGCTCGCCGCGTACGAGGCCACGGCGAACCTCCTCGCCAACGTGCTGCGGGTGGTCCTCACCGACCCGGGCTTCCGCGCCCAGCTCAACGGCGGTCAGATGACGGTGCCCCAGGCGGTGGAGCAGTCCCTGTGGGACGAGCCGCCGTTCAGTGCCGTGCTCGGCTACTTCGCCAAGCAGGACACGGAGTTGGGCGGCCAGCGCATCCGCAAGGGCGACGGGCTGTTCCTCGGGATCGCGCCGGGCAACATCGACCCGCAGGTCCGCCCGGACCTGAAGGCGAACATGCGGGGCAACCGCTCGCACCTCGCCTTCGGCGGCGGCCCCCACGAGTGCCCCGGCCAGGACATCGGCCGTGCCATCGCCGACACCGGCGTCGACGCGCTCCTCAAGCGACTGCCGGACGTCCAACTCGCGGTCGAGGAGGACGAGTTGAAGTGGACCGCGTCGATCTCCTCGCGGCACCTGGTGGAGCTCCCGGTGGTGTTCGACCCGGCGTCGCCGCAGGACATCATGCGGCGGCCGGGGGTGAACACCGTGACCCGGCCGCGTCCGGACTCGGACAACGCCGTGTCGGTGCCGAGGCCCACCCTGGAACCCCGGCCCTCGGCACCCGAGTCGGAGGCCGCGGCCCCCGAACCGGTCCGCCGGCCCAGTGCCTGGCAGCGCTTCCTGCGCTGGTGGCGCGGCTACTGA